CAGCACAGTCGGCACTAGGTCAATAGCATGAGCGTACTGAGTACGGATTTCACCTTTTGCCTCAATGCCTTGATTCCAATGGACAATCAAGGGATCGCTGATTCCACCCCGATAAGTTTCCCGTTTCCAACGGCGGAAAGGCGTATTACCTGCCCAAGTCCAACCCCAAGCATAATGGTTGAAAGTTTCTGGACTGCCTAGCTTATCTAGTGCCTTGAGATTTTCCTCTAGGGATTCTGGCACATTGTTAAAAAAGAGGTTCTCATTAACTGAACCAGTTGGCCCCCCTTCAGAACTTGCCCCATTGTCCGAAATCACCATAATTACGGTATTCTCGAACTCAGCGATCGCTTTGAGGAAGTCGAGTAAGCGACCGATATGGTGGTCAGTGTGGGTTAAAAAGCCAGCATATACTTCCATCATCCGGGCATAAAGCCGTTTTTCTGCGGCTGAGAGGGAATCCCAGTGCGGGACATCGGGATCATGGCGGGAGAGTTCAGCATCTGCGGGGACAATCCCCATTTCCTGCTGACGGGCAAAAACCTTTTCCCTGTATGCTTCCCAGCCATCATCAAACTGTCCGGCGTAGGCATCAGCCCATTCTTTCGGTACATGATGGGGGGCGTGCATCGCACCAGGACAGAAATACATGAAAAAGGGTTTATCGGGGGCAACCTGCTTGGCATCAGCGATAAAGCTAATTGCCTTGTCTGCCAAGTCTGCGGTTAAATGGTAGCCTTCTGCGGGGGTCTTTTCTGGCTTAACGGTGTGGTTGTCATAAACCAAATCTGGATAATACTGGTGGGTTTCTCCGCCCAGAAAACCATAAAAACGTTCAAAACCGCGACCGAGAGGCCAACGGTCATAGGGGCCAGCCGCAGATAGCTGGTTTGAGGGGGTTAAATGCCATTTCCCGATCGCATAGGTGTTATAACCCTTCTGTAATAATATCTCCGAGAGAAACCCATTCTCAAAGGGAATATTCCCATTACTACCTGGATAACCGGTAGAACCTTCTGTGATGCAGGACATGGCGTTGGAATGGTGATTGCGCCCAGTGAGAAGGCAAGAACGGGTGGGTGAACACAACGCCGTCGTGTGTAGATTGTTGTAGCGCAAACCATTGGCGGCTAGTACGTCTAGGTTGGGTGTTTTGATGGGACTTCCGTAACATCCAAATTGCCCAAAGCCTGTATCATCGAAAACGATAAATAGGACGTTGGGTGTACCTTCTTTAGATCGCAACGGTTCTGGCCAAGCTGGACTAGATTTATCAACTGTCCGACCGATGACACCGGGGAAAGTATTTCCTGGTTTGTATTCACGCAGAGACATAAATCAGACCTCTTGAGAATATGTAATTTTTAACAAAAGCCCCGAAATTCTATCTCCTCTTTAGGAGAGGTTAATTTATAAATTCATTGCCCTAATTAGCACACCAATAAAACTAACTAAGCCAATTATGAGTAAAGCCACTCCGATAATTTCCGCACTGTGAGAAGTTTCATAGGTATAGTGATTATTTTGGATTTGTTTAAGTAACCGATGGTGTTCTCTCAACCCTAAAACCATTGCCAACATTCCCGTACCAATGAAAGACAACCCCACAATCACCGAAAATCTGACTGGGTTAAGATGATGACTAAGACGAGTATTTTCAATCGCTCTGACAATGGTAGGGATACCAAAACCAAAACCAATCAACGAAAGACAGGTGCGTATCCACGCCATTAATGTGCGGTCTGCTGCCGCCCGACTGCGGTATTTAGCTAGTTCTGTCCGATCTGCTGCTAAGTCATTGGTAGATAACTTTTCAGGTGTTTCTGAGTTTATGGGTAGCTGACTCATTAGAACCGCACAGGTAAAGCATCAAATCCCTTAAAAACTAAGGTACTACGACGGGGAACGGGGGGTCTTGTCGAATCAAACTGAAGATTTGGGAACCGCTTCAGCAAAGTAGAGAAGCAAATATTTAATTCCATCCGAGCCAAAACTGCACCTAGACAGAAATGGATACCAGGGCCAAACCCTAAATGTTCATTAGGCGATCGCTCAATGTCAAAATTGTCTGGTAGAGGAAATTTTGCTGGGTCGTGATTAGCTGCTGCTAATCCCAACGCAATCACACTACCTGCGGGAATTTTTTGACCACCAATTTCTATATTTTCTTTGGCAATGCGAAATACAAAGGACACCGAACTGTCATAGCGGATGATTTCTTCAATCGCTGATGAAATGAGGGCGGGATTATCCTTGAGTTTCTGTAGCTGTTGGGGATGATTGAGCAAAGCTGATACCCCATTGGGGATTAAATCAGTAGTAGTTGAACGGCCAGCATTGAGAATGAGAATGCACAGGGAAGGTAATTCTGCAAAATCCAGGTTTTGCTCTATGTAAGCCATTGTCAGCAAGCTAATCATATCTGTTCCTGGTTTTTGACGGCGTTCAGCTACGAGTTGGTTAATGAAAGCCGTGAATTGAGCAGCACTAGTATCAGCTTTCCGCGCCAATTCTTCTATGTTCTTAGATGGAGCACCCCAGAAAGAACTGGTATCCGTTGCCCACTGAATTAGGTTAGCGCGATCACTTTCTGGTACACCAAAAATCTTGGCGATAATTAAGCTAGGTAAGGGTACAGATAGGTCAGAGACAATATCCATATAACCCTGATGTTGCACTTGATCTAATAAGGTATCAGTCGTTTTTTGAATAATGCTCCGCCAGCTTTCTAAAGCACGGGTTGTAAAGCCTTGATTCGCTAGTTTTCGCATCCGCGAGTGATCAGGTGGATCTTTTTCAATCATCGAGTTACCCGTCAGTTGCAAAAAGTTTTGAATCAAACTGACATCTAGATTACCCAATTGCTGAATAAACAAAGTCCGTCGGTCAGAACTAAGCCGTTCATCTCGCAAGGCAGCTTCTACATCTTGATATCGAGTTAAAATCCAGTAGCCCAAAGATGCTTCATAGTGAACTGGATCTTCTTCGCGGATACGTTTGTACAATGGATAGGGATTAGCAATTATTTCTGGTGCAAATAAGTCATAAGTTAAGGACTGATTGCGT
This window of the Nostoc sp. HK-01 genome carries:
- a CDS encoding sulfatase translates to MSLREYKPGNTFPGVIGRTVDKSSPAWPEPLRSKEGTPNVLFIVFDDTGFGQFGCYGSPIKTPNLDVLAANGLRYNNLHTTALCSPTRSCLLTGRNHHSNAMSCITEGSTGYPGSNGNIPFENGFLSEILLQKGYNTYAIGKWHLTPSNQLSAAGPYDRWPLGRGFERFYGFLGGETHQYYPDLVYDNHTVKPEKTPAEGYHLTADLADKAISFIADAKQVAPDKPFFMYFCPGAMHAPHHVPKEWADAYAGQFDDGWEAYREKVFARQQEMGIVPADAELSRHDPDVPHWDSLSAAEKRLYARMMEVYAGFLTHTDHHIGRLLDFLKAIAEFENTVIMVISDNGASSEGGPTGSVNENLFFNNVPESLEENLKALDKLGSPETFNHYAWGWTWAGNTPFRRWKRETYRGGISDPLIVHWNQGIEAKGEIRTQYAHAIDLVPTVLELLEIEPPTTIKGVTQSPIEGVSFAHTFNHSTVPTKHLTQYFEMMGHRSLYYDGWRAVCPWPGPSFAEAGQFFGAAISAETLTDLDTHHWELYHVASDFSENHNIAADNRPKLIEMIATWYVEAGKYNVLPVDGRGVQRFAEERPQIAVNRSRYTYYPDTQAIPANSAVKLLNRSHSITADVEIPTGGAEGVLLAHGGNDSGYSFYVKDGKLHWVHNYVARSLYHVESGSSVPEGRHQLRFEFKVTGQPDLAKGKGTPGHVQLYINEKLVGQADVPVTTPLALGLTSGVTCGIAPGAPVTPDYEPPFKFTGKIYSVIVDVSGDLIHDKEAEMRTLLARQ
- a CDS encoding cytochrome P450 like protein, which gives rise to MHTPITLLIPPEHLGLNGEDNQSSLAKRNQSLTYDLFAPEIIANPYPLYKRIREEDPVHYEASLGYWILTRYQDVEAALRDERLSSDRRTLFIQQLGNLDVSLIQNFLQLTGNSMIEKDPPDHSRMRKLANQGFTTRALESWRSIIQKTTDTLLDQVQHQGYMDIVSDLSVPLPSLIIAKIFGVPESDRANLIQWATDTSSFWGAPSKNIEELARKADTSAAQFTAFINQLVAERRQKPGTDMISLLTMAYIEQNLDFAELPSLCILILNAGRSTTTDLIPNGVSALLNHPQQLQKLKDNPALISSAIEEIIRYDSSVSFVFRIAKENIEIGGQKIPAGSVIALGLAAANHDPAKFPLPDNFDIERSPNEHLGFGPGIHFCLGAVLARMELNICFSTLLKRFPNLQFDSTRPPVPRRSTLVFKGFDALPVRF